The Lasioglossum baleicum chromosome 5, iyLasBale1, whole genome shotgun sequence genome segment AAAGCCACGCCTACTCAGAGCTCGTGATGGTGTTCTAGGTGAAAGTTAGAGGTGTCGTCCAATTGGTAGCCTGATCCCGTAGCATCTATTGGTCGACAATGATGCACTTTCCAGGAAGAGGTGGCTCGGCTGACATTACAGCACGAGGATGATCCTGGTGGGAGAGATCACAGTGGGTGATGGATGCAATCGTCAGCCATCGAGGACTCTTCTCTCAATTGCCATCACAAGCTTTGAATGTCTCCATTGACTTTCAAGCTGGGACTAGTAGAAAATCACCATATCTTGAATTCCaggtcttaaccctttgcatcccgaattatttttaaattttcttgccACCAACTCCCtattattttaagtgttttattttcttcaaaggtcagttccttgactgctacttagtttaaacaattttgtctactaattgtattaaatatcactcaaactttgttgtaatttatatttgtggaacttatattggtttttaactaaaaaataagacaattatttctctttctctgatgtcgagtcaaattcgacaaaggagtgcaaagggttaatcaaaAGCTATACTAAATTCCAATCAATTTTTCCATCGGACCACCTATTAGCTCTATTGTACACTGGTCCATCAATCTTCATCAGAAATTCTATTTTCTTGCCCCCTTTTTTAATCGCGCGTTGCGCAAATGGATTTATCGTTTCCTCATCGTTGATATTCGCCGGAGATTCAATAATTTCAAATTGTTGCGTCGTATACGTATCTCAGGTAGTGTGATTAAGGCGTTCCAATTATTTTCCGCAACAGTTGCCATCGCATTCCATCGGCTAGTCCATCCATCATCATTAACACGTTCGTGGTATGGGCAGCTAAGCTTGAACGTGACGGAAGACAATGGCCATAACAACAAACTGTGTCGTCTATTCCATCTAAATCCTAATTTTCTAGCAACTAGCCTAAATAATGATCAGCTATTTGCGTTAGATGCAATAAGAGGATCAAGAGAGACAATTCATACCTTAATTCTATTATAATAAAACATGTATTAATGGTATCGGCGCACTTCAATCAACATCCTACGAATTCAAAGTAGGTATTGTTATAGAGAGGTCAGCAATTTGTGTTTTGAGGTGGTTCAATGGTCCTGTGATAAGTGTGTTCGTATAATTATAATTCACTGAGGTACCTCGGTACATTCATTAGAAATTGATGTTCGTTCATGGGCCCATTTTAATCCAATTTGAAAAAGTTAATAGTTTTCAGAGGGTGTCCACTGAATTTTGTACAGGGCTGTATGTCCCAGTTTAGATATGCAATGACGTCAGTATACAATATAGTCGGTGCGATAAATCAAATGACAATTTGCGACTACTAATTTCAACAGACATGCTGCTTAAGCATTCATCCACTGGACAGATCACCCTATAAGTCGCTCTATAAATTTAGCGGAGTGAAGGAGTCGGTTTGGAAGTAGGTAGGGTATCGTTTGGGGGCGGCGTAATCGAGCGAAggggaagaaaaaggaaaaagggTGTAGCTTGAAAGATTGGTCGAGGTGATGGCAGGTCAGGGCCGGAAGGTGGCGCACAGGAACACGTCTCAAGTCGCAGGAGCGTGGGCGCCAGCTGGCATATCACGATCGTCGTCAGGTTGCTCTACACATATCGGCGCGGTTCTTAGCGAAAAGAACAAAAGGGGCCGCCAGTGACGTCGACCAATCGCGACCGGAGTCGCGGCACGACTCGACCCGACCCCGAGGAATTAGCAGCGACCTCGCGGCGATCGGTTCCTCGATCGCGATCCTCCTACCCCCGTCTCTGTACTCGGTTCAGCCTCTTGTTCCTCGGCCGATTGATTCGTCCTGGCTGAATCCTAATTGATTGTTTGCTATGTAACACTGACGCCACGGGCTGCTCCTTCTACAGTTTTCTGCCGGAGGATTTGTCTTTGCTCCTCCTCTGAATCAGTTTGTCCTGGAGACGTCTTACTCACGATCAGTTTTCGTCAGAGGTCCAATGTAACAGTTGTCCTGAAAatgtttttgaaaaaaatcattcAGTCAcagtaaatatttatataattctatAGTGAAAGCATGTTGTTCTGTTGTGTCTCCTTTGTCAACCAAGAAAGTGATGCATCGTTATTATCAATTCTTATTGAACGCGTCAGAATGCATTCACCTTTCTTcattacttattctctagcgaactagccggtctaacatgttgaaaaaattcaagtcctttggaccgatttctaaaaagttatgcgatttttaagggtgtccacttattattgccgctttCTGTAACAgttattttgaaaatgtttttcaaagAAAGTAATTCGgtgtgaaaattaatatttacttaatTCATAATCATTCATAATAGTCATTCGTAAACATGGCTTTTCAATTTTGTCTGATAACAATTGTGTTTTAAGGATCACAGCCGCCGCTGCTACGCCTAATTCACAAGCTGACACTAGTTTGTCACTCGCAGTAGAAAAGACGCGGGCAGAGCTAATTTCGTGTCACCGAACGATCGGAAAAAAGTAAATATGTGTTCGCGTCAATATCCGGTACAAGTATCTCGTATTCAGGTCGCATGCTCGAGCCACGTTTACAAGGTGTAATATTCAAACACATGTAGCGAGTTCCCTAATTAGCATCGTGATTGTATCGTGGAATAAATAACCGGATAGTCTTGTAAACGGCATAATTAAACACAATATTCTAACGTCGTTTGTCAGAGCggtaacgcgcgcgcgcgcgcactcgCGGTCTTGTTTCGTTCGGAATTTAGTAAGTGCTCGCATGGTTGCTTAGGCTGTCTCGTTGCGAGATCACGGGTGAAAAACTCGACTGGAAAAACTAGCGAGCGCGGCAACTTGAATGACAATTAGAGCAGGATCGGATGGAATTTAGGCCGCTGGGCCTGATCAGGCACGCACGCTTagccggaagcctattaagcTGGAATTTCATAATGGGGGAGTGCCTGCTGTTCGCTATGGCATCGATGGGTCACTTTCGCTCGTTACGACGAACAATCGGCTCGTACGCGTTCCAATTAATTGCTCATCCGTGTGACTTTCATGCATATTCTCGAGGCAAATTAGAGAACCAAAATAGGGGAGAGTCG includes the following:
- the LOC143208885 gene encoding uncharacterized protein LOC143208885 isoform X2 → MEFRPLGLIRHARLAGSLLSWNFIMGECLLFAMASMGHFRSLRRTIGSYAFQLIAHPCDFHAYSRGKLENQNRGESCSTGHLSFSTPYSQGKGASN